The Oceanispirochaeta sp. DNA segment TATAACTTCGTTCTGAAGTTTGGTCAGCCGGGCTGGCATGTCATACTGGCACTCTTCATCGGTATTGTGTATTACCCCTATATTGCATTTTCAAAAGCATCTTACCAAGGTTAAAGGAGTTTGTTATGAAGAAAGCCCTGGCCTTTCTGGCTTTAATTCTGGTTACATCTTCTCTCTATTCCCAATGGATGGAAATGTCAGTTTTATTGAATGAATCAGTCTGGGCTTCTTCATCTTTGAGTGAAACCATCCGTGGCCGTTTGATCACATACGGACCGGAAGCATTATTCGATGGTGATCTCTCCTTCCCATGGGTTGAGGGGAGCCCCGAAAGTGGTATCGGAGAATCTGTGACTATATTAACAAACAGGCCGATAAACGGTTTTTCACTGACCAACGGATTTGCCGGATCGCCTTCATTGTTTCAAATATATAACCGTTTAAAAGAAATGGATCTGTCTCTGCTCATCGGGTTTACTGCCCCGGGACTGGTCAGCGAAACAGATTATTATCTTTACTTTCTTCAGGAAATCGAGGCCGGTTTATCTGTATCTGTCAAAGACAGTTCAGCTTCTCAGTCTTTTGACTTTCAATTGACTACAGAGGAACAGAGGGACCTGTGCAGGAAAGTCTTTCAGGATTTTGCTGTGGACCATCCCATGCTGATTAAAATGATATTGGATGAGATTGGATTGACGGAAGATAACTATGATAACCCCGAAAACCTTTATCTGATCATGGAATTGTATGGCTTTCTGGCATTGCGTCTCACAATCCGGGATGTCTATGAGGGAAGCCGATATAATGATACCTGCCTGGCGGAAATGAAGTTTGATCTGGATGAGTTCTAATCAACTTTTTAATGCTCCTTTGAAATAATTGAGGTAAATAAAGCAGAAGCATTTTATACTCTTTATATGACGGGACTTACATTTGTCGCTTCTTTGGGAGCCATTCAGGGAGTCATGCTTCTCCTCTCCATCTTGTTTCGATTCAGGCACAAGAAAAATCTTGCCCTTGCCTTGCTGTTGCTCGTTTTTTCAGTCCGCCTGGTGACAATCCCTACGTGGAACCCGGATATCCTTCTGTCTTATCCTGTCTTATTCCCCTTGACAACACCCCTTCCTTTTCTTTTCGCCCCATTGTTATGGTGGTACATCCGGGAATTGTGTTCGGACACCCTTGCGACTCCGAGACCTCTGATCCTACTTTTTCTTCCCTATCTTATGGAAACGGCTGCTGTTACGATCACTCTTCTCTCAATGGCTGCAGTTGAATATGAACTGTTTATACACAATGTCTTTTCAGGGAATCCTCCCTTATGGCTGCCTGTCAGAAATGGACTGAAGGTCCTGGTTAATGTCTGTTATATGGTTGCGGCAGGGCGCATCGCCTTTGGGAAAAAATCAGCCATTCTATCTTCCTCCCGCCGTTTATGGCTCCGCTCCCTGATCATCCTTCCGTCTGTTGTGTTGATTTTTTTTGCTTCTGTTGCCGTTTTTCCCGGAGCCTCGGAAGCGTTGGCAGGAGGCAGTCCAGCTCCTTTCATGATTCTTGCAATTACAATGGCAGGGCTTATTTATGGAATTTCCATACTTATGCTGATTGTTCCTGACCTGATACAAGTCACTTTGAAGAGTGTTACATCAGAGCAGGTCTGTTCAGAAAAAGAGTGTGAATACCTTGTTCAACGCCTTGATAATCGTCTGAATGAAGCAGCCTTCCGGAATCCTAATTTATTGTTGACAGATCTTGCTGCCGAGTTTAAAGTGCATCCCAACAGGCTTTCATACGCCATAAATCACAGCTGTCATACCAGTTTCCGCACACTTTTAAATTCCCGACGACTGGAATATTTTTTAGAACAGATCGTCCAGGGGGCCTTAAAAAAACAGTCCATCCTTGATCTGGCCTTTGAATCGGGATTTCCTTCGAAAACCACTTTTAACCGGGTATTTAAAGAACAGATGGAAATGTCTCCTTCTGAATATATGAGGGAGCTGAAGTCGTCTTAGCATAGCCCAAAAAAAGGCTGCTCCTTTTAGGAGCAGCCTCACTTTATTCAGAATTAAATCAGCTTAAAGCCTTATTATCCTTTTGAGTCAGAAGGGAAACAACTACCAGCGTGAGAAAGCTCAGGGGGATAGAGATGATCCCGGGATTATCCAGAGGGATAAAGGCCTGGTCAGGGCTCAGTCCATAACGCTCAAACATA contains these protein-coding regions:
- a CDS encoding AraC family transcriptional regulator translates to MTGLTFVASLGAIQGVMLLLSILFRFRHKKNLALALLLLVFSVRLVTIPTWNPDILLSYPVLFPLTTPLPFLFAPLLWWYIRELCSDTLATPRPLILLFLPYLMETAAVTITLLSMAAVEYELFIHNVFSGNPPLWLPVRNGLKVLVNVCYMVAAGRIAFGKKSAILSSSRRLWLRSLIILPSVVLIFFASVAVFPGASEALAGGSPAPFMILAITMAGLIYGISILMLIVPDLIQVTLKSVTSEQVCSEKECEYLVQRLDNRLNEAAFRNPNLLLTDLAAEFKVHPNRLSYAINHSCHTSFRTLLNSRRLEYFLEQIVQGALKKQSILDLAFESGFPSKTTFNRVFKEQMEMSPSEYMRELKSS